Part of the Tetragenococcus koreensis genome, GGGCGCAAGTGATAAATAGATAACAAGTTCTGTTAAATGAACGTCACATTCCGGCATGCCTAGAAATTGACAAGCTTGGAAAACATTAACGGCAACATTTAAGGCATTGGTGTCTGCTAAGCCGATATCTTCACTAGCAAAACGAACGAGGCGTCGAGCAATATAAAGCGGATCTTCTCCACCTTCAAGCATGCGTGCTAGCCAATAAATGGCCGCATTGACATCACTGTTTCGCATCGATTTATGCAAAGCAGAAATGATATTATAATGCTCTTCGCCTGACTTGTCGTAAAGCAGTGATTTCTTGTTAATAATTTGTTCCAAAGTGTCCATCGTTACAGCGATCTGCGCACCGTCTTTTTCGCCATTTAAAACCGCCATCTCCAGTGTGTTCAACGCATTGCGCGCATCCCCGTTAGCAAAGCGAGCGATCGCTTCAATCGCTTCATCGTCAATATTTATTTGATAATCGCCGAAGCCATCGGGATTTTTAATGGCTTTATTTAGCAACTCTCTAATATCAGACACATCTAATTCTTTTAAAACAAATACTTTACAACGCGAAAGTAAGGCGGAGTTAACTTCAAAGGAAGGATTTTCAGTCGTTGTACCAATTAAAATAATACTTCCTTGTTCTACATAAGGTAAAAATGCATCTTGTTGGGCTTTATTGAAACGGTGGATTTCATCCACAAAAATAATGGTCTTTTCGCCATAATCACGATTGGTTTCCGCTTCTTCCATCAAACCTTTAATTTTTTTAATACCACTATTTACCGCGCTAACTGTAATAAATTTTGCTTCCGTTTTGCGTGCAATAATCTCAGCCAATGTCGTCTTGCCCACACCAGGAGGCCCCCAAAAAATCATTGAGGAGACCTGATCTTGTTCAATAATTTCACGTAAGATTTTCCCTGGCCCTAGTAACTGTTCTTGCCCCACAAAGTCATCAATCGTTTTAGGTCGTACTCTGCTAGCTAAAGGGGTTGTACTTTTTCGATTGGAAAAAAGAGAACCTTGTTCCATTGTCGTTCACTCCTCATAGAAAAAACCGATGTCATCCACTGTAATGTGTCCAAAGTAATCCTGCAATTCATCTTTTTCCATGCCGTGTTTGTAAAAGCCAAAGGTGATCGTCTCATCTGCTATGATACAAGTTCCTAGCGCTTTTCCTTCCACCGAAGAAATTCCGGATGGCGCATCGATAGCATAAACACGAGCTTGTTTAGCTGCATTCATTTTTTCGATCGCTTTTAAAGGTTTTCCTTCTACCGGTCGGTTCAATCCGATACCAAATAAGGCGTCGACAATTACCGTAGCTGTTGTAAAATCAATTCCGTCTAAATCAGTTTTAATCGATGCTCCGTATCCTTTAGCAATTTTTTGTTGCAAACGATTTTGTTCAGAATAATGATCAGGGTTTCCTACTACCAAAATTTCTACTTGAAAGCCTTCATTATGCAAAATTCGTCCTACTGCAATCCCATCGCCGCCGTTATTACCACCGCCAGCTACGATAACGATTTGATCTTTTTTAGTTATCGTTTGTTTCATTTGAGCAGCAATTGCACGTGCTGCACATTCCATCAATACGTTCGAGGGTACACCTTTGTCGTTCATAATTTTTTCTTCATAATGATACATTTCTTCTGCAGTCAGTGTTTTCATATCATCTATCTCCTGTTCTCTTTGCTCTCATCGTATCACGACTACTTAAGGAATTCCAAAAAGAGCCATTCAATCTAAGTGTAAAATCGATTGAGGTTTCATAACGTAAGAAAGAAACGAGTACCCTTTTTATTAGGCTGTAACAAACGCCAATGATAGAGGCAATCTCTTGCGGAAACGGTCATAAAGAAAAGACTCTTACGTTGTAGAAAAAAATATATGAGATGCTAATGAAAAAGTAAATTTTTGACAAGGGCCGAATTTACTGGAATTATACCATGACTTTCATAAACTGGTGGATTAAGGATGAATTAACCTCATTAGTTTGTCGTTCCTATGCGCTTATTTCCTTTTTAGCACATGATTTTGTCATTCTTATGCGCTTAATCTATCTAAATTGAGCTTACTTGACTCCTTTTTTTGAATTAAGCTCATAGCTTGGTCAATCTGGTGGGCTTAGCATGAATTAACCCCACTAGTTTGTCGTTCCTATGCGCTTATTTCCTTTTTAGCACATGATTTTGTCATTCTTATGCGCTTAATCTATCTAAATTGAGCTTACTTGACTCCTTTTTTAGAATTAAGCTCATAGCTTGATCAAACTAGTGTGCTAAGGATGAATTAACCTCACTAGTTTGTCAATCTGGTGGGCTTAGCATGAATTAACCCTACCAGTTTGCCATTCTTATGTGCTTATTTCCTTTTTAGCACATTATTTCTTCAACTAGCGGGCTAAATCGTTGCTAGTTATTCTCCTTAAAAATTTTTCTATCTTTTGCTTCTCAGAAAGGTTGTTTGCGGTTGCGTTCATTATTTTTCCTAACAGAGAGTCAGTTTTAGCGAGAGGATGTTACTAATTATTTTATAATAGAATCCATAAGAAACCGTCATCTTTGTTATTAATACTTGACCGTTCAATAACAAGCGTAATAATTTCTTTTTTTATCCTTTAGAAGGCCTCAATAAATTTTACACTTAGCCATTCAATTCATAAATTTGAACAATTCCACAGAAACAGATACCATAGAAGTGTAGGATACGTTTTCAAATGTAAGAAAGGAGCTATTTTATGGCTACAACATATAATCTACGCGGACATCCAATTGACAAAGATATGAAGGCAATTGCGCTGTCACATCCAGAAGCGTTGGATTATGAACCTTTGCCAAATTCCGTTTTGATTTCTTACGCAGGCTATGATCGAGGACAAATGGCAACACCAATGCCTGACAATGTCAAAAATCGCTATAAAGCAGTATTAGAACTGCCCGTTGACGACATTGAGCAAAAAAGCGGTAAAATCCGAGAAATGTTTGATCGATTATATCCTGATAGTAACTACCATATTTTTGATGAAGATGACTATGAAAAAACACGTAATTTTATCGAAAATCATAAAGACAGTCATTTTGTTGTCCATTGCGATGCTGGCGTAAGTCGTAGTTCTGCTACTGCTTTAGCAATTACCAAAGAATTGGCGCCAGAGGATTATCAAAAACTGCTTGACCTAGGTATTTATTTTCCTAACGTATTGATCTATAGTTATTTGGTAGAAGGTAAATTCAACGATAAACTGTATAAAAAGTACAGTAAACAATTACACCCGTGGGGTATTTAAAAAGAACGCTGCTTTTCAAATTTTGAAAAGTGGCGTTCTTTTTATTATTTCTATAAATCTTGCCCATTGCTGGCAATTACTTTTTTATACCAATCAAATGAATCCTTACGGTAACGATTTAACGTTCCTTTGCCGACATCATCTTGATCAACATAGATAAAACCGTAGCGTTTGGACATTTCATTTCCGCTGGCGCTGATTAAATCAATACAGCCCCAAGGCGTATACCCCATCACATCAACGCCATCTTGCAGACTTTCGCCGATTTGTTCAATGTGTTCACGCAAATAATTAATACGGTAACCATCATGAACTTTTAGTTCATTCGTTAATTCATCTTTAGCGCCTAAACCATTTTCGACAATAAAAATTGGTTTTTGGTAACGGTCATACATCTTATTCAAGGTAATCCTTAATCCAACTGGATCGATTTGCCAATCCCACTCACTTTTTTCAAGGAAAGGATTGGCTTTACTTGCTAGTAGATTACCCGAAGTTTCTGCCGTTTCATCTCCACCAACAATACCACTCATGTAATAACTTAGCGACACAAAGTCAGTCATGTTTTCTGCTAAAACTTGTTGGTCTTCTTTAGTTTGATCGATTTTGGCCCCTTTTTCCGCAAATAAACGCCAAGCATAGTTTGGATAACTTCCTTTAGCTAAAACATCCATCATCAAGAAATTTTCCTGATCAGATTTTACGCTGGCTAGAACATCGTTAGGAGCCGGCGTATCTGCGTAATTTTCCATCCGCGCAATCATACAGCCCATTTGCGCTGCCGGATCAATTTCGTGTAGTGCTTTAGTTGCTTTAGCTGCAGCCACTAGTTGATGATGCATTGCTGTAAATTGCGCTTGCGTTAACGACTCATCTGCTGATAGTTGGTCTTCTAATAATCCAGCTGAAAGATACCCCGTCATCATCACAATATTCATTTCGTTGAAACTAATCCAATATTTTACTTTCCCTTTAAAACGTTCAAATAAAATTCTGGCATAATGTTCAAAAGCATCAATTGTTTTGCGACTTTGCCAACCATTTTGTTCAAAAGATAATCCTAAAGGAAACTCATAGTGGCTCAATGTGACTAATGGTTCAATATTGTACTTCAATAATTCATCGATCACATTTTCATAAAACTGCAAGCCAGCTTCATTGGGTACTTCTTCATCGCCATTGGGTAAAATACGTGCCCATGAAATGGATAAACGAAAAGTTTTAAAACCCATTTCAGCAAATAACGCGATATCTTCTTGATAACGATGGTAAAAATCAATCCCATAACGTTTAGGATAAAGGCCCTTTGTATCATTCAAAGCTGCTTCTACCGTTTTTGTGGTCATTGGTTGTAGCATTTGAGCCATTCTTTTTTTAGGATCAGCAATAAACTGCGCCGTATCTGCTGTAGTCCAACCTTTACCGTCCGTTCTAGTTGCACCTTCTAATTGGTTAGCCGCAGTTGCGCCACCCCAAAGAAAACCATCTGGAAATTTATAAGACATCATTCATCTTCCTCCTTTAATTAACTGCTACCGATAGTTCTGCTCCAGAAGCAATATCATCTTCTTTATATACCGGTAGTATTTTTAAATAATCATTGCTATTTGTGACAATTGTCAAGACAACCGGATCGTAACCGGCTTCTTTGATCGCCGCTACATCCATGTCCATCAATAAATCACCAACTTTTATCTGATCACCTGTTTGGACTTTAGGTGTAAAGCCGTCCCCTTTTAATTCAACAGTGTCAATACCCAAATGCAATAGGATTTCTAGCCCGTCGTTACTTCTTAGGCCAATGGCGTGTTTGGTTTCTGCGATCATCACAACTTCACCTGCTATCGGCGAGGTAATTTGATCACTGTCTGGGATAATTGCCACGGTATATCCCATAATTTGTTCAGCAAAAGTAACATCTGACACTGTTTCAATAGGTTGGATCTTTCCAGCAACGGGAGCTTCGATACTCAGTTGATTCCCTGTTTTATTTCTTTCTTCTTTGGTATCCGCCGTTTCCTCTTCAAAACCTAAAACCCAAGCGACTACAAATGCCACTACAAAAGCTAGTAAAGAAGCGATAATTGCAAAAATAATATTACTACCATTGGTGGAATCAATGTAACCTGGTATAGCAGTCAACCCTGGCATAGCCATACCAAAGCTAGCTACATTTGTTAAATTAATAAAAGCACCAGCAATTCCGCCTCCGATCATGGCTGCGTAAAACGGTTTTTTCAGCTTCAACGTTACCCCATACATCGCAGGTTCAGTAACACCAACCACAGCTGAAATCCCCGAAGACAACGAAATTTGTTTCATATTTTCATTTTTAGTCTTAAAAAACACCCCAAAGGTTGCACCAGCTATAGCAAACGTTGCAGCCAACATAGCTGGCATCATCGAATTATCAAAGCCATATTGCGAAAAGTTATTAATCATAATAGGTGACATAGCCCAGTGCATCCCGGTCATCACAAGTATTGGGTAAAAGGCTCCAATAAAAGCGGCTGCTAAAAAGCCAATATGATCAAATAACCAAGTAACACCCACAGCTAAGCCTTGGCCAATATATGTGCCAATAGGCCCTAACACAACCAAAGTAATTGGGATAACAATCAATAATGTTACCATAGGTGTAAACATGATCGAAATTGTTTTAGGCATCCATTTTTTGACAAAGTCATACACGAATTTTAATAAATAAGTAGCTAAAATAATCGGAATAACTGATGAACTATAGTTTAAATAAGGGATCGGCAATACACCGAAAAGACTAAGGTCCTGCGCTGCTTGGCCGGCAGAAACTGCCTCAAAGCCTTCCATCATCGTTGGATACATCAACACTCCAGCGATACACAATGCTAGATATTCGTTAGTCTTGAATTTGCGCGCACTGGAAACAGCCAAAATAAACGGCAAAAAGTAAAATGCACAATCGGAAATCATGATTAAAATCTGGTAAGCTGAACCATCTACTTGAATCCAATTGAACGCTTCTAATAAAGCAATAACTCCTTTAAGCAATCCTGTTCCGATTAAAGCAGGGAGCGCTGGAGTAAAGATACCAGAAATAACATCCATCAAACCACTGATGATCCCCTTTTTCTCAGACCTTTCGCCCTCGCCGCCTAATAAATGACCTAATTGTTTATCAACTTCTTCAAAAACACTTTCTACATCGTTTCCGATAATAATTTGGAACTGCTCACCGGAAAATTGTGCCCCCATTACACCTTTTGTCTGTTTGATATCGTCAATACGCACCTTGTCATCGTCCACTAAGTTAAAACGCAAGCGCGTCACACAATGCCACGCGTTAGTTATATTTTGTTTGCCGCCGATTAAATCAATCAGTGTGCTCGCTAGTTCTTTATA contains:
- a CDS encoding replication-associated recombination protein A translates to MEQGSLFSNRKSTTPLASRVRPKTIDDFVGQEQLLGPGKILREIIEQDQVSSMIFWGPPGVGKTTLAEIIARKTEAKFITVSAVNSGIKKIKGLMEEAETNRDYGEKTIIFVDEIHRFNKAQQDAFLPYVEQGSIILIGTTTENPSFEVNSALLSRCKVFVLKELDVSDIRELLNKAIKNPDGFGDYQINIDDEAIEAIARFANGDARNALNTLEMAVLNGEKDGAQIAVTMDTLEQIINKKSLLYDKSGEEHYNIISALHKSMRNSDVNAAIYWLARMLEGGEDPLYIARRLVRFASEDIGLADTNALNVAVNVFQACQFLGMPECDVHLTELVIYLSLAPKSNAVYKARLNVEEDIKESINEPVPLQIRNAPTNLMKDLGYGKDYQYAHQQEDKLSTMKTMPPSLEGHEYYFPTEEGKEDRFKKQLEAIKKWHEKNG
- a CDS encoding NAD(P)H-hydrate epimerase → MKTLTAEEMYHYEEKIMNDKGVPSNVLMECAARAIAAQMKQTITKKDQIVIVAGGGNNGGDGIAVGRILHNEGFQVEILVVGNPDHYSEQNRLQQKIAKGYGASIKTDLDGIDFTTATVIVDALFGIGLNRPVEGKPLKAIEKMNAAKQARVYAIDAPSGISSVEGKALGTCIIADETITFGFYKHGMEKDELQDYFGHITVDDIGFFYEE
- a CDS encoding glycoside hydrolase family 1 protein, whose product is MSYKFPDGFLWGGATAANQLEGATRTDGKGWTTADTAQFIADPKKRMAQMLQPMTTKTVEAALNDTKGLYPKRYGIDFYHRYQEDIALFAEMGFKTFRLSISWARILPNGDEEVPNEAGLQFYENVIDELLKYNIEPLVTLSHYEFPLGLSFEQNGWQSRKTIDAFEHYARILFERFKGKVKYWISFNEMNIVMMTGYLSAGLLEDQLSADESLTQAQFTAMHHQLVAAAKATKALHEIDPAAQMGCMIARMENYADTPAPNDVLASVKSDQENFLMMDVLAKGSYPNYAWRLFAEKGAKIDQTKEDQQVLAENMTDFVSLSYYMSGIVGGDETAETSGNLLASKANPFLEKSEWDWQIDPVGLRITLNKMYDRYQKPIFIVENGLGAKDELTNELKVHDGYRINYLREHIEQIGESLQDGVDVMGYTPWGCIDLISASGNEMSKRYGFIYVDQDDVGKGTLNRYRKDSFDWYKKVIASNGQDL
- a CDS encoding beta-glucoside-specific PTS transporter subunit IIABC is translated as MADYKELASTLIDLIGGKQNITNAWHCVTRLRFNLVDDDKVRIDDIKQTKGVMGAQFSGEQFQIIIGNDVESVFEEVDKQLGHLLGGEGERSEKKGIISGLMDVISGIFTPALPALIGTGLLKGVIALLEAFNWIQVDGSAYQILIMISDCAFYFLPFILAVSSARKFKTNEYLALCIAGVLMYPTMMEGFEAVSAGQAAQDLSLFGVLPIPYLNYSSSVIPIILATYLLKFVYDFVKKWMPKTISIMFTPMVTLLIVIPITLVVLGPIGTYIGQGLAVGVTWLFDHIGFLAAAFIGAFYPILVMTGMHWAMSPIMINNFSQYGFDNSMMPAMLAATFAIAGATFGVFFKTKNENMKQISLSSGISAVVGVTEPAMYGVTLKLKKPFYAAMIGGGIAGAFINLTNVASFGMAMPGLTAIPGYIDSTNGSNIIFAIIASLLAFVVAFVVAWVLGFEEETADTKEERNKTGNQLSIEAPVAGKIQPIETVSDVTFAEQIMGYTVAIIPDSDQITSPIAGEVVMIAETKHAIGLRSNDGLEILLHLGIDTVELKGDGFTPKVQTGDQIKVGDLLMDMDVAAIKEAGYDPVVLTIVTNSNDYLKILPVYKEDDIASGAELSVAVN